Proteins encoded in a region of the Raphanus sativus cultivar WK10039 chromosome 8, ASM80110v3, whole genome shotgun sequence genome:
- the LOC108835504 gene encoding uncharacterized protein LOC108835504 — protein sequence MKNNKKSNIKMSSGCSAQESGSSTTNIVITETRNKKVERNASMDVDQCAEAFITNFRKQLLLQRLESIENMLSKGL from the coding sequence ATGAAGAACAACAAAAAGAGCAATATAAAGATGAGTTCAGGCTGTTCAGCACAAGAAAGTGGTAGTAGTACTACAAACATCGTTATTACAGAGACGAGGAATAAGAAGGTAGAGAGGAATGCATCAATGGACGTGGACCAGTGCGCGGAAGCTTTCATCACAAATTTCAGAAAGCAGCTTCTTCTCCAGCGTCTGGAATCCATTGAAAACATGCTCTCCAAGGGACTTTAA